The window GATGTTGATGCTGATGTTTCACTATCTTTACCACTCTCACTTGAGCCAAAACAGTTATTTGGTCTGGACATAGAAATGGTCACGGTAAGTGCTGATGTGCAAAGCATTGGATCTGTTGAATTTCATGATATTTCAATTCGACTTGAAAATGTACCCAGTGGAGTTGAAGTGTCTGTGATCCCACACGTAATTGGGATGGAGGTCGAAGGTGGGTTGGATCGACTGCTGGAACTCAAGCCTGAAGATTTTACGGTCAGCTTTGACTACCAGGCGCATTGGAATCCAGACGAACAATTGTATGCGCCTGAAGCCGTACTTCCCATGGGTGTCCAACGAGTGAGTCGCTTTATCCCGGAAAAAATTGAGATCGTACAGAAATAAATGAATCAAGCCATTATCCTGGGGATTGAAACCTCCTGTGATGAAACAGCTGCTGCTCTCTTTCGCGGTTATGAGCTGATTCACCATATTACAGCAACACAG is drawn from Candidatus Neomarinimicrobiota bacterium and contains these coding sequences:
- a CDS encoding CdaR family protein is translated as QANIAPALGYMLVGDITVDPTKVMVHGPGSLLKEMTSITVPLVVLQDVDADVSLSLPLSLEPKQLFGLDIEMVTVSADVQSIGSVEFHDISIRLENVPSGVEVSVIPHVIGMEVEGGLDRLLELKPEDFTVSFDYQAHWNPDEQLYAPEAVLPMGVQRVSRFIPEKIEIVQK